The genome window TGAATCAACCGGATTGTTTTTCAGTGAGTGTGTAGCCGGTCTTTTCGGAGAGTTCGGCGGGGTCGATCTGCATACCGGCGGTCTTGAGATCAATGGCATCCTGCACCACCTGACTGGTGGCATGGTTGAGGCCGGGTGAAAATTCAAAGTAAGCAAGCGGCGGCTGACCGGGAAAAAATTCGGTGAGCAACGGGACATCAATCGCATTCTGCAAGACCCCCGCCAGGGTGACGGCGTCCGACTTGGCAATCTGGAGAAAGCTGTCCTGATGCGCACTGCCGGCGAGCGTTCCGCTGCCGGGCTGGGCAAGCATGGTCAGCAGTCCGCCGGTGGCGGCAATGGTGATTTGCTCGTCGAGATATTTGATCTGTTCCTGAAACGGCGGCTTCTCTCCCCCGCCGGTCACAAACTTAATATCGCTGTCGTGCGGAAGGAAACCGCGTCCGTTGGAAAGGATCTGCTCGGCAACCGCCTGATATTCTTTCTGCTTGGCTTCGTCGGCGTTGGGCGGGCCGACCAGAAAGATGGACGGAATGCCATAGACCGAGAGGAAGGAATCCCAATCCGTCTGGGATAGGTTTTTGCGCAGATAGAGAATACTAAGAATGCGGTCGAGCGCCGGAGCCTCAAGGAGAACAAAGTTTTCAGGTTTGATGGATTCGCCGCGCCGATGGCCTGAAACAGCTCCAGCATTGTATTCCCAATCGCCGAATAATCCGTCGCGCACCCAGAACCATTGTTCAACCGGCTCTAAGCGTTCGATCAGTCCGCCGGAGCTCCAATGCTTTTCAAGGTGAGCGAAGCCCCGGAAGAATCCGGTGAACAGAAATGAGACGGCTTCTCGAAAGTTGTCGATGTTGTCGTAGACCATACGCAGGAAATCAGCCTGCTCGTTTGCCAGCGGATTATCCTGTTCCTGTGAAACGACGCGCACATCCCAGTCAAGGGAAAGAAGCGCAGCCCGTCGCCGCTGGATAACAGAGTGGATCATGGCATCAGAGCGTTCCATGTAGTAATAGAACCACTGGAGATCGGCAAACTCCCCGCGCTCGCCGGACTCCTGCAGGGCAACCAGCCGCTGCATATTCAGCCCGCGCAGCGGGTTGGTGGAGTCTCGGTAACCGTGGTCTTTGGTTGAGCAAATGTAGCGCATTGAAAAATTCCTCACTTAAAGAGGCAAAATCAACCGGGCAGAATGCGGGGACGTTTCGCAAAGGGAGAGAAGCGCCCTTTCGGCAAGAGCGGCAGCATCGGCCCGACGGATTCGGTTTCCCAACGGCGGTGGTTGGCGAGTGCGAGGGCCATGACACAGTCATCGTGGAATCCTGCCGGGGCGTTGTAGCTGAGGCGACCGCGGGCGGAAATCTCGTATTCATAGCGCTGCATCTCGTTGGTGAGCACCTGCCATTCTTCCGGCCAGCTCACCCGCTGTTGTTCGACGGCGACGATGAGCCGCTGGACCAGCTCCACTTTGGACTGGGCGGTAAATTTGAACGGTTCGATGTTGGAATATCGCCGCGCCAGATCGTCATAGATCGGATCGCCGGCGCCGGTGGCGTCCAGAATGATGCGCCCGCGCCACTTGCGGGCGAACTCAAGGATGCGGTCTTTCTGGATCGGCCAGTCGAGCTGATTGAAGCGTTCCATATCAAAACAGCGACCCGTCCGCTGGTTCATGGCAACGAGCACGGTAAAGTCGGTGTGCTTGGCCACATCGCATCCGATCACCACCGCCCCCGCGCGGTCTTCGCGGGCTAAAGACCTCTGAGGAAACAAACAGGACGAGACGTTGCGGAAGACCCCGGCACTATCTTCGAGGAACTGCGCATCGTATTCCTGCTGGAAAACATCGGCGGGCAGTGTCCGTTTGGCATCCTCCCATTCCGAGACAGGAAAAAACGGATTGTCGATACTGGGGAACCGGAAGGATTCATAATCCGGCTCATGCGGATCTTCGCCGCGTGTGAACAAATCGTAGAACCAGTTGCGGCCTTTCGGGGTTGAAATGAACACAGCCCAGCCAAGCGTCTGGGCAATGGTCGGTCGCAAAATGTATGTCCAAACATCGGGCGGGATCACCGCCGCTTCATCGACAACAATGCCCTTGAAGCCGTAACCGCGAATATTTTCAGGGTTGTCGGCGGATAGAAACCAAACCCGGCTGGTTCCGTTCGGACTGGTGAATTCCAGCCGCGACGGAGTCCGTCCACTGAATCGGAGAAACTCCGGATCAAAGGCTTCCTGAAATGCCTCGCGTCCCCGATCAGCCACGTTGTAGGTCGGCGCAATCCATCCGTAGTCTCCGGGCTCTAAGACTCCGCGCTCGGCAACTTCTCGGGCAAGGCAGAGGGTTTTTCCGAATCGCCGTCCGGTACAGACAACTCGGAAGCGTGCTTTTGAGCTATGTATTCGGGACTGTCCTCGATGGGGGCAGTATCGGATAGGAGTTTCCATTTGAACTCTCCGTTGTTTTCAAGTGAGAGCGTTGCCTCTTTGGGAAGCAGCGGCATGATGATGCGGCGGAAGAACCAAACGGGGTCGCGCTCAAGCGCTTTCTGAAGTCCGTCTCGAAGCGTTTCCATTACGCCCGCGTCTTTGAGCATGGAGTCAAGCTCTGCGAGAGCGAGCATGCGACCGCTGCGCGGTCCTTTTTTCCCGCCTGCGGGATTTCCTGATTGTCCGGGTTTGAAAGGCATAAAATCTCCTTATCTAAAGAGGACAAATCAACCGGGCGGGCATTGTGTTTCAGAACGTTTCAGAACATTGCTAAGGGCAATAATTTGCAGGGGCGCGGAGCGCACGCGACGCGCCTGGAAGGGGGGACCCTCCGGGGGGGGGGAAACCAGAATCAGGGATCAGGTTTCAGGCAATAGGCATCAGTGCTTGAAACATTCTGAAACGGAAATGACTCCAGCGTTCCAGTCAATCGATCCATCTTCGATGACACCCCGCAGCGCGTGGCCCCTCCCCGGCCAGCAGGCGCGGGCGGATTCCGAGGGCTGGAATTTTTTCATCCGAAGGTTGGAAGCAGGCTGAGCCTGCACCCAACAATTTTCCGAGCGTTGGAAAAAACGGCACCTCGTTTTCCGGGCTCTGGAAAAATTCGAAGACTTTTTTCCGAGGTCTGGAAGAAATGGGAGTCCGCTTTTCCGAGGACTGGAATTTTTGCGGCTGCTTTTTCCGAGCATTGGAAAAATTGCAGGCCGTTTTTCCAGACCTTGGAAGGATTTTTTCCAAGGTTTGGAAAGCCGTGCGGAGCGCGGTTGCGCCGGGGCTTGCGCGTGTGTGGGCTTGCGGTTTCTGCCCGGCGCTTTTCGCGGTGAGGTGTTCTGGGTTTTCTAATGGACAACACCTTGCTCCCGGCAGGGAAGCCGGGCGAGCCCGCGAGCCAAGAGGCGTGCCGCGTAGCGGCGAGTTTCCGGCGGCGGCGACAATGGGCGGGCATCTTCGGGTGGGATGTTGCCCGCCGACGGATTCCCCGGGGTGAACGGAAGCGGGGGCCGGCCGCCATAGTGTTGCCTGCAGGTCGCCGGATCGCTTCGCGCTGCCGAACGGACAGGTTGTGCTCCGCCTTGCGTTGGGCAGAACCGGAATGCAGGCTCCGCTGGGCGGCTGGCCCTCGCTGGAGTGAGCCCCTCCCACCCACTTGACTTGACTAACCAAGGGGCTGGCAGGTTTTGTGCAGCGACGAAGGAGCCAGCACAAAGCATGACAGCTTTGGGTGGAAGGGGGTGAGGCCGAAGGCCGAGGGGGAAGGCACGGGGCCGGAGGCGGGAAATTTGAGACGGATTGTGCAACAGCGTGTCCCCTGCCCTTGGGTGGTGTTTTGCAGGATCGACTCGCCGGGCTTCTGCCTGGAGACTCCAATTTGCCGACTCCGTGAGCTGGGGGCCTGCCCCCTTTGAGTGACTGCGCAGAGGGAAGGCACGTGTGAGGAACGAGCCGTGCCGGGTTGGAGCGAGGAAAGCGGTGTTTGATCCACCGCCACCAAACAAACATAAGTGGTTTTTATGCGATGTTTCGGCCTCTAGGCGAGGTACGAGCTGGCCGACACGTGCGGTATTCCGCGGACGCATAAAAACAACTTATGTGGGTCTGGGGCTTTCCGAGCGTCCCCGGCGCCTGTTCCGCCGGCCGACAAAATGAGCGGAGCGATCCGAGGGAGGCCAACCGGGAACAATCTGAACCGAAAGGAGGCACGACAGAAGGTTCAGTTTGTGGACGGTTTTGAAGGCCGACTGAGGGGGAAGTCCGTGAAGCGATGGCCCGGACTGTCAGACCAGGAGTCCCCTGCCCCGGTGTCTGCGAAATGAGGTACGAATGAGCAGGCTGAGGGTCTGGGGACGGTGGGCTGCAGAACGGGACAGCGCTTGACGGACTTCAAGGTGGCGCTTGTTCCGCCACCCGACAATCTGAGCGGACGCGATCCGAGGGAGGGCCAACCGGAAGGCAGTCTGAAAGAAAGAATGGGGGTTCCGAACAGGAACCGGAACCATTCTTTGTTTCAGTCTGCCGAACGGTTCCAAAGGCCCGACTGAGGCGGAGACCAACGAAGCGAACTTTGACAACGGCTCTTTCACTCTGGATGGAATGAGGTACGAATGGAATCCAGGTGGAAGGCCGAGGGCAAAGGGCGCTTGGTTGGTCTCCGTACAGCAGAAAGCATGACAGTGTATTCACTGGCAGGATTTCTGCCCTAGCGGTGAGGACGACGAACCTTCTGACGGGCAACTTTATACGGAAACAACGATTTCAATACCGGCCAATCCCTCATGGCAAGGCGATGACGCTTCTCTACACACGAAACCGTAACACCCTGACGCTCGGCAATCTCCTTGTACTGCAAACCCTGGTAACGCAAAGAAATCACATCGCGCTGCTCAGGAGGAAGGGAAAGAAAGCCCTGCACAAACTGGGCGAGTGTTGCCGCCGGCAACATCGGGTTATCAGTTAACTGTTCGGAGTTACCCAAAGCAGGCGCGGCAGCTTCCGGAAGGTGCTCGTCATCGTAGGGAACCGAGTAGAATGTATTCTCACGGAGCTTACAGGTAGAACAAGGCAACGCATCCCAAGGGGTGGAATCATAATCACCGCGCAGGATGGCTTCGGAATGGGGACAGGAATGACAGTTCATAAACAGACTCCGGCGTAGAGGGTGACAAGTGACAAAACGGCAAAAACCAACGACACCGAGAAAGCGCCCTGCAGGAAGGGGAAATGTCGTAATGACATATTATGACATCTATATATAAATAATATAGATATAGGAAAAAGCGCCCGCCGTGCAGGGTGTGAGAGTCTGAGGAAAGCTTCACAGGCTTTTTTCAACGTGATGTCATACGTCAGAATGTCAAAAA of Tichowtungia aerotolerans contains these proteins:
- a CDS encoding phage portal protein family protein, producing MRYICSTKDHGYRDSTNPLRGLNMQRLVALQESGERGEFADLQWFYYYMERSDAMIHSVIQRRRAALLSLDWDVRVVSQEQDNPLANEQADFLRMVYDNIDNFREAVSFLFTGFFRGFAHLEKHWSSGGLIERLEPVEQWFWVRDGLFGDWEYNAGAVSGHRRGESIKPENFVLLEAPALDRILSILYLRKNLSQTDWDSFLSVYGIPSIFLVGPPNADEAKQKEYQAVAEQILSNGRGFLPHDSDIKFVTGGGEKPPFQEQIKYLDEQITIAATGGLLTMLAQPGSGTLAGSAHQDSFLQIAKSDAVTLAGVLQNAIDVPLLTEFFPGQPPLAYFEFSPGLNHATSQVVQDAIDLKTAGMQIDPAELSEKTGYTLTEKQSG
- a CDS encoding terminase large subunit domain-containing protein, whose product is MHSSKARFRVVCTGRRFGKTLCLAREVAERGVLEPGDYGWIAPTYNVADRGREAFQEAFDPEFLRFSGRTPSRLEFTSPNGTSRVWFLSADNPENIRGYGFKGIVVDEAAVIPPDVWTYILRPTIAQTLGWAVFISTPKGRNWFYDLFTRGEDPHEPDYESFRFPSIDNPFFPVSEWEDAKRTLPADVFQQEYDAQFLEDSAGVFRNVSSCLFPQRSLAREDRAGAVVIGCDVAKHTDFTVLVAMNQRTGRCFDMERFNQLDWPIQKDRILEFARKWRGRIILDATGAGDPIYDDLARRYSNIEPFKFTAQSKVELVQRLIVAVEQQRVSWPEEWQVLTNEMQRYEYEISARGRLSYNAPAGFHDDCVMALALANHRRWETESVGPMLPLLPKGRFSPFAKRPRILPG
- a CDS encoding RNA polymerase sigma factor; the protein is MNCHSCPHSEAILRGDYDSTPWDALPCSTCKLRENTFYSVPYDDEHLPEAAAPALGNSEQLTDNPMLPAATLAQFVQGFLSLPPEQRDVISLRYQGLQYKEIAERQGVTVSCVEKRHRLAMRDWPVLKSLFPYKVARQKVRRPHR